In a single window of the Oecophyllibacter saccharovorans genome:
- the purF gene encoding amidophosphoribosyltransferase, translating to MSMIESSSRPYEECGVFGVWGVPDAAAMTALGLHALQHRGQEAAGIVSYDGETFHQHKGLGLVGEVFDDSRVMATLPGHSAIGHNRYATTGGTHIRNVQPLYADYAFGGMAVAHNGNLTNAGTLRKALVQRGCIFQSATDSEVFVHLIAISLYGTVVERLIDAAKQVKGAYSLVGLTPDNALIGLRDPLGVRPLVLGRLPDYDRDQKNGGWILASETCALDIIGAEYVRDVEPGEMVVINEEGLRSIRPFGTKSQNFCVFEYIYFARPDSILEGEPVYKARKRIGCELARESGVEADVVVPVPDSGVPSAIGYAAESGIPFELGIIRNHYVGRTFIEPTDQIRNLGVKMKHSANRAVLQGKRVILVDDSIVRGTTSRKIVDMVRAAGATEVHMRITSPPTKHPCFYGIDTPEESKLLAATHTLEQMREAIGVDSLAFVSRDGLYRALGDVDAREAGNRYCDACFSGKYPIELVDQEGQLVQ from the coding sequence ATGTCCATGATCGAATCATCAAGCCGCCCTTATGAGGAGTGCGGTGTTTTTGGCGTCTGGGGCGTTCCCGACGCTGCCGCCATGACCGCGCTGGGGCTGCATGCCCTGCAGCACCGCGGGCAGGAGGCGGCAGGAATCGTCAGCTACGACGGCGAAACGTTCCACCAGCACAAGGGTCTGGGCCTGGTGGGCGAGGTCTTTGACGACAGCCGCGTGATGGCGACACTGCCCGGCCATTCCGCCATCGGCCACAACCGTTACGCCACCACCGGCGGCACCCATATCCGCAATGTGCAGCCGCTTTACGCCGATTACGCCTTCGGCGGCATGGCAGTGGCCCATAACGGCAACCTGACCAATGCCGGTACCCTGCGCAAGGCGCTGGTGCAGCGCGGCTGCATCTTCCAGTCGGCAACCGATTCGGAAGTGTTCGTTCACCTGATCGCAATCTCGCTTTACGGCACGGTCGTCGAGCGCCTGATCGATGCGGCCAAGCAGGTGAAAGGCGCTTATTCCCTGGTGGGGCTCACGCCTGACAACGCCCTGATCGGCCTGCGCGACCCGCTGGGCGTGCGTCCGCTCGTGCTGGGCCGCCTGCCCGATTATGACCGCGACCAGAAAAACGGCGGCTGGATCCTGGCAAGCGAGACCTGCGCGCTTGATATCATCGGCGCGGAATATGTCCGTGACGTGGAGCCGGGCGAGATGGTGGTGATCAATGAGGAAGGCCTGCGCTCGATCAGGCCTTTCGGCACCAAGAGCCAGAATTTCTGCGTTTTTGAATATATCTATTTCGCCCGGCCCGATTCCATCCTCGAAGGCGAGCCGGTCTATAAGGCCCGCAAGCGCATCGGCTGCGAGCTGGCGCGCGAAAGCGGGGTGGAGGCTGACGTGGTGGTGCCGGTGCCTGATTCAGGCGTGCCGTCGGCCATCGGCTATGCGGCTGAAAGCGGCATTCCCTTTGAGCTCGGCATCATCCGCAACCATTATGTCGGGCGCACCTTCATCGAGCCGACCGACCAGATCCGCAATCTGGGCGTCAAGATGAAGCATTCGGCCAACCGGGCCGTGCTGCAGGGCAAGCGGGTCATCCTGGTTGACGATTCCATCGTGCGCGGCACCACCTCGCGCAAGATCGTGGACATGGTGCGCGCCGCCGGCGCCACTGAAGTGCACATGCGCATCACCTCGCCGCCGACGAAACATCCCTGCTTCTACGGCATCGACACCCCTGAGGAGAGCAAGCTGCTGGCTGCCACCCACACGCTGGAGCAGATGCGCGAGGCCATCGGGGTCGACAGCCTGGCTTTCGTCAGCCGTGACGGGCTTTACCGCGCCCTGGGCGATGTGGACGCGCGTGAAGCCGGCAACCGCTACTGCGACGCCTGCTTCAGCGGCAAATATCCGATCGAGCTGGTGGACCAGGAAGGCCAGCTGGTGCAGTGA